A genomic stretch from Solanum stenotomum isolate F172 chromosome 8, ASM1918654v1, whole genome shotgun sequence includes:
- the LOC125875133 gene encoding trans-cinnamate 4-monooxygenase C4H2 isoform X1, whose product MDLLLLEKTLIGLFFAILIAIIVSKLRSKRFKLPPGPIPVPVFGNWLQVGDDLNHRNLTDYAKKFGDVFLLRMGQRNLVVVSSPELAKEVLHTQGVEFGSRTRNVVFDIFTGKGQDMVFTVYGEHWRKMRRIMTVPFFTNKVVQQYRGGWESEAASVVEDVKKSPESATNGIVLRKRLQLMMYNNMFRIMFDRRFESEDDPLFVKLRALNGERSRLAQSFEYNYGDFIPILRPFLRGYLKICKEVKEKRLKLFKDYFVDERKKLANTKSMDSNALKCAIDHILEAQQKGEINEDNVLYIVENINVAAIETTLWSIEWGIAELVNHPHIQKKLRDEIDTVLGPGVQVTEPDMPKLPYLQAVIKETLRLRMAIPLLVPHMNLHDAKLAGYDIPAESKILVNAWWLANDPAHWKKPEEFRPERFFEEEKHVEANGNDFRFLPFGVGRRSCPGIILALPILGITLGRLVQNFEMLPPPGQSKLDTSEKGGQFSLHILKHSTIVMKPRSF is encoded by the exons atGGATCTTCTCTTACTGGAGAAGACCTTAATAGGTCTTTTCTTTGCCATTTTAATCGCTATTATTGTCTCTAAACTTCGTTCCAAGCGATTTAAACTACCCCCAGGTCCAATTCCAGTCCCAGTTTTTGGAAATTGGCTTCAAGTTGGTGATGATTTGAACCATAGAAACCTTACTGACTATGCTAAAAAATTTGGTGATGTTTTCTTGCTTAGAATGGGGCAAAGGAACTTAGTTGTTGTGTCATCCCCTGAATTAGCTAAAGAAGTTTTACACACACAAGGGGTTGAATTTGGTTCAAGAACAAGAAATgttgtttttgatatttttacagGGAAGGGTCAAGATATGGTTTTTACAGTGTATGGTGAGCACTGGAGGAAAATGAGGAGGATTATGACTGTACCCTTTTTTACAAATAAGGTGGTGCAGCAGTATAGAGGAGGGTGGGAGTCTGAGGCTGCTAGTGTAGTTGAGGATGTGAAGAAAAGCCCTGAATCTGCTACAAATGGGATTGTTTTGAGGAAAAGATTGCAGCTTATGATGTATAATAACATGTTTAGGATTATGTTTGATAGGAGATTTGAGAGTGAAGATGATCCCCTTTTTGTTAAGCTTAGGGCTTTGAATGGTGAGAGGAGTAGATTGGCTCAGAGCTTTGAGTACAACTATGGTGATTTTATCCCTATTTTGAGGCCTTTCTTGAGAGGATACTTGAAGATTTGTAAGGAGGTTAAGGAGAAGAGGTTGAAGCTATTCAAAGACTACTTTGTTGATGAAAGAAA GAAGCTTGCAAATACCAAGAGCATGGACAGCAATGCTCTAAAATGTGCAATTGATCACATTCTTGAAGCTCAACAGAAGGGAGAGATCAACGAGGATAACGTTCTTTACATCGTTGAGAACATCAATGTTGCTG CAATCGAAACAACATTGTGGTCAATTGAGTGGGGTATCGCGGAACTAGTCAACCACCCTCACATCCAAAAGAAACTCCGTGACGAGATTGATACAGTTCTTGGACCAGGAGTGCAAGTAACTGAGCCAGACATGCCCAAGCTTCCGTACCTTCAGGCTGTGATCAAGGAGACTCTTAGACTCAGGATGGCAATTCCTCTTTTAGTCCCACACATGAACCTTCATGATGCAAAGCTTGCTGGATACGATATTCCAGCTGAAAGCAAAATCTTAGTTAACGCTTGGTGGCTAGCTAACGACCCCGCTCACTGGAAGAAACCTGAAGAGTTCAGACCTGAGAGGTTCTTCGAAGAGGAGAAGCACGTTGAGGCCAATGGCAACGACTTCAGATTTCTTCCTTTCGGTGTTGGTAGGAGGAGTTGCCCCGGAATTATCCTTGCATTGCCAATTCTCGGCATCACTTTGGGACGTTTGGTTCAAAACTTTGAGATGTTGCCTCCTCCAGGGCAGTCGAAGCTCGACACCTCGGAGAAAGGTGGACAGTTCAGTCTCCACATTTTGAAGCATTCCACCATTGTGATGAAACCAAGATCTTTCTAA